From a region of the Theobroma cacao cultivar B97-61/B2 chromosome 8, Criollo_cocoa_genome_V2, whole genome shotgun sequence genome:
- the LOC18591185 gene encoding ABSCISIC ACID-INSENSITIVE 5-like protein 5 — translation MGTNMNFKNVGINPPPLADGGGNKPQPPGNIQLIRQPSIYSLTFDEFQSTIGGMGKDFGSMNMDELLKNIWSAEETQTMASSSGGLEGNGGLQRQGSLTLPRTLSQKTVDEVWKDIAKEYSIGKDGIGTGGTNNMPQRQQTLGEMTLEEFLVRAGVVREDTPLVGKVNNGGFFGELPPSGTNTGFGIGFQQGGRGANLMGNRISESGNQIGIQASNLPLNVNGVRSNQHQLAQQQQQHQQYQQPIFPKQPAVGYGAQIPLQSGGQLGSPGVRGGIAGIGDQGLSNGLIQGGAVQGGGMGMVGLGGPVSVATGSPANQLSSDGIGKSSGDTSSVSPAPYVFNGSLRGRKCSAVEKVVERRQRRMIKNRESAARSRARKQAYTMELEAEVAKLKDENQELRKKHEEIMEMQKNQVMETMNMQQGAKKRCLRRTQTGPW, via the exons ATGGGGACTAACATGAACTTCAAGAACGTTGGAATTAACCCACCGCCGTTAGCTGACGGTGGCGGGAATAAACCGCAACCGCCGGGGAATATTCAGTTAATTAGACAGCCATCAATCTATTCTCTAACCTTTGATGAGTTTCAAAGCACTATCGGTGGAATGGGCAAAGACTTTGGGTCAATGAACATGGATGAGTTGTTGAAGAACATTTGGAGTGCTGAAGAGACTCAAACAATGGCTTCTTCCAGTGGTGGCCTAGAAGGAAATGGAGGGTTACAAAGGCAAGGGTCTTTGACTTTGCCAAGGACACTTAGCCAGAAAACTGTTGATGAAGTTTGGAAAGATATAGCGAAGGAGTATTCAATAGGGAAAGATGGGATTGGAACTGGAGGGACAAACAATATGCCTCAAAGGCAGCAGACTTTAGGGGAGATGACCTTAGAGGAGTTCTTGGTGAGGGCTGGTGTGGTAAGAGAGGATACCCCATTGGTTGGGAAGGTTAATAATGGGGGATTCTTTGGGGAGTTACCGCCGTCCGGGACTAATACTGGGTTTGGAATTGGGTTTCAACAAGGTGGTAGAGGTGCAAATTTGATGGGGAATAGGATTTCTGAAAGTGGTAATCAAATTGGTATTCAGGCTTCCAATTTGCCTTTGAACGTTAATGGAGTTAGATCAAACCAGCACCAGTTGGCTCAGCAGCAACAGCAGCACCAGCAATACCAGCAACCAATTTTTCCCAAGCAACCTGCTGTGGGATATGGAGCTCAGATACCTTTACAAAGCGGTGGTCAGTTAGGGAGTCCTGGAGTTAGGGGTGGAATTGCTGGGATTGGGGATCAGGGACTAAGTAATGGTCTTATTCAGGGTGGTGCAGTGCAAGGTGGAGGGATGGGTATGGTTGGTTTAGGAGGGCCAGTCAGTGTTGCAACTGGATCACCTGCTAACCAGCTTTCATCAGATGGGATTGGGAAGAGTAGTGGGGATACTTCCTCAGTTTCACCAGCTCCTTACGTGTTTAATGGAAGTTTGAGGGGTAGAAAATGCAGTGCCGTGGAAAAGGTTGTAGAGAGGAGGCAGAGGAGAATGATAAAAAACAGAGAATCAGCTGCAAGATCACGAGCTCGCAAGCAG GCTTATACAATGGAATTGGAAGCAGAAGTTGCAAAGCTAAAAGACGAGAACCAAGAATTGCGGAAGAAACAT GAAGAAATCATGGAAATGCAGAAAAATCAG GTCATGGAGACGATGAATATGCAACAGGGAGCTAAGAAGCGATGCTTGCGAAGAACGCAGACGGGTCCATGGTGA
- the LOC18591186 gene encoding protein DCL, chloroplastic encodes MASVLKPPPYFHRNCISISSSSSPVILSSPSQRTTSLQVRSCALRTGSDGGRIGSQESYGADMLRKPSILPPKDSGGTSEQEEGSEGKRKRGKWIDWEDRILEDTVPLVGFVRMIIHSGKYESGDRLSPEHEKTILDRLLPYHPECEKKIGCGIDYITVGYHPDFEGSRCLFIVRKDGELIDFSYWKCIKGLIRKNYPLYADSFILRHFRRRRRS; translated from the exons ATGGCTTCGGTTCTCAAGCCGCCACCCTACTTTCACCGTAACTGTATCTCCATCTCCTCCTCTTCCTCCCCGGTGATCTTATCTTCTCCCTCCCAGCGAACGACGTCGCTCCAAGTTCGCTCTTGCGCGTTGAGGACCGGGTCCGACGGGGGAAGAATCGGGAGCCAGGAATCTTACGGGGCCGATATGTTAAGGAAGCCAAGTATATTGCCACCGAAGGACAGTGGTGGAACTTCGGAACAAGAAGAGGGCAGTgagggaaaaaggaagaggGGTAAATGGATTGATTGGGAAGATAGAATTTTAGAGGACACGGTTCCTCTCGTTGGCTTCGTTAGAATGATTATTCATTCTGGCAA ATATGAGAGTGGAGATAGATTAAGTCCAGAGCATGAAAAGACGATTCTCGATAGGTTGCTTCCATACCATCCAGAGTGTGAGAAGAAAATTGGatgtggaattgattatattaca GTTGGTTACCATCCTGACTTTGAAGGCTCAAGATGTTTGTTCATAGTTCGAAAAGATGGAGAACTGATTGACTTTTCTTACTGGAAATGCATCAAAGGCCTGATCAGAAAAAACTATCCTCTATATGCAGACAGCTTCATTCTCAGACATTTTCGACGGCGTAGACGGAGTTGA